The genomic segment CGTCTCGATTCCGTCCTCTTCCGTAGACGAGAACGCCGTCTCGATCTGGTTCTGTCCGGCGGCCGATTCGAGAGGTTCGACTTCGGAGTTCTCGATCCCGTCGAGGACGATCGGCGGCTGCGCCTGAACGGTCATGCTGAGGGGATCCGTGTGCTCGACTTCCGGTTCCAGAACGTCCGCACCCATCTGGAGCTCGCTTCCGATCGGCTCGGACTCGAGCACGAACGTCAGCTCGAAGGTCTCGATCTGCACGATGTCGCCAACGCTCAGGATTCGCTGGTGGACGCGCTCGCCGTTCACCATCACACCATTGATGGAATCCAGGTCGCGGACCTCGTAGATCTCGTCATTGCGAACGAAGAGCGCGTGGCGGCGGGAGACCTCCCGCGCCCCCAGGAAGATCTCGCATTCGGCTCCGCGCCCTGCACACAACTCGTCCTCGTCCCAGGCCAGGACCCGATCGAGTTGTCCGGAACGCTGCACGATCAGTCCCGGGAAACTACCCGCGGGCTCCGCCTCGTCCCCGGCCGTTTCCTGGAGCTCGGTTTCAGGCTCGAACTCGATTTCGGGCTCGGACTCGATCTGGGGCTCGAACTCGGGCTCGCCGGAATCCAGAATCCCATCGGGTTCTCCGAGTCCGTCTTCGCCCAGGCCGACACCCCATAGCTCGCCGTCTTCCAGAGGCACCTCCGCCTCCGCCAGATCCTCGTCACCGATCGAAAACGGGTCCACGTCGGGCGTCTCGTGGCTACCTTCCCATGCGCCAACCGGCGCGAGCGCAGTCGAGGCTTCCACGGCCGTCGACGAAGGGGTGCCCGACTCCAAGGACTGCAAGGCCGGCTCCGCGCTCAATGGCGCTTCGACGCTGGGGGGACCCACACGCATCGTGTGCCGCCCGATCCGAAGCTCGTCCGTGGATCCGATCTCGACACGCCCCTCGATTCGTTGGCCGCCTAGCCAGATCCCATTCTGGCTGCCCAGATCTTCGACGTAGATCTGCTCGCCTACCCGTTCGAGCAGCGCGTG from the bacterium genome contains:
- a CDS encoding FHA domain-containing protein, which translates into the protein MSTILHVHVSIDGEPLAEIPFSSDRLQVGRLEENDVVVRDRAASRTHALLERVGEQIYVEDLGSQNGIWLGGQRIEGRVEIGSTDELRIGRHTMRVGPPSVEAPLSAEPALQSLESGTPSSTAVEASTALAPVGAWEGSHETPDVDPFSIGDEDLAEAEVPLEDGELWGVGLGEDGLGEPDGILDSGEPEFEPQIESEPEIEFEPETELQETAGDEAEPAGSFPGLIVQRSGQLDRVLAWDEDELCAGRGAECEIFLGAREVSRRHALFVRNDEIYEVRDLDSINGVMVNGERVHQRILSVGDIVQIETFELTFVLESEPIGSELQMGADVLEPEVEHTDPLSMTVQAQPPIVLDGIENSEVEPLESAAGQNQIETAFSSTEEDGIETAEQDLDEKELELAPVSFEKSATAPLVLQLELASEGLPEPLRRALQELENTEESAELTVRVKLKRS